Within Vigna radiata var. radiata cultivar VC1973A unplaced genomic scaffold, Vradiata_ver6 scaffold_361, whole genome shotgun sequence, the genomic segment CGGCCCACAAAAATGAGACACGTGTCCTTTCCCGCCCAAATAGTGTAGGGCCAACTTCCCGGTCACACGCACACCACCTGGCCTCAAAACCCCACGGCGATCACGATCGTCTCGGGCTTGGGGGGCCTATGTACGGTAGGGACCGGACAACACCGAGAGGTTCACAACCACCCGAGGATCAGGAGATGGAACCCGGTCAATACCTGCATAACCGTAGGAACGGACGGTCGGCCTGTGAGAGTCGGGACATCAAATATGGAACTAGGGTTCACCAAGCCCCGCCAACGCATGGCTGATAATTATGGCCGGGCACAGATCGGCCCATAAGAGTGTCCGCATGACTGATATGCAGGACCGGGCACAACCCGGCCATCAGAAACCTCGCTCTGTCGTCGCGAAACGTGTATAATCTAGGCGACAAACATCACCACGCCATCAAGACGACCAGCGTCAAAATGTTTTCTTGTTACACCATAAGGACGGTCGTCTGAGGTCCGGCCGTCGACGCTCACGAACCAAAGTGTCAAACAAATCCGGATTAAGGTAAAATTAGATTAATCCCAACAGGCCTAcaattgggccttgattaagtTCACACTAATCACTGGCCCACaggaaaaactataaataagagtcaaaggtaagaggtaggtggttacattgattgcacatttatttcactctctttctatctctaacCTTGAGAATCagtactgacttgagcgtcggagtataATTAACAGGTACTCGGCCAAGCTCGACCAAGAGAACGACATCACTAAGAATAGACAGGAAGAAGACGGACGGTTCGTGAGGAAAGTGTGAAGGAGGACTCAGAGACATTCCCAACCGGAACAACTCCCAAATGAACTAGAACAAGCAACAAGAAgcaaacaatataaattttcaagcgattttcatgattttatatatatatatatatatatatatatatatatatatatatatatatatatatatatataaagaaataaatcaaacatattattatatcaattttaggATTCAGAATACAAACCTAGGAACATAACCTTGAACAATAACTGATTCCAACAACAATTATTCAAAcctaaacaaataataaactaCTAATGATAAACATGATAAACATGACGATGAGAACCTGCAAATAAAGAAAGCaaacaagagagaaagaaaaaaaaaaccaaagaaaaagaaaaaacctgaAAATGAAGTTTGCAAGAACAACACAATGTTacactaaaaaaataacttttctaaAAACTAACCCTAAGCATAAGAATAGGCTTAAGTAGAACTAAAGTTATAGTTCagcaaatattttcaaaaatactactaatgacattttttaaattatttataaaattttatgtttagtATTAATACCTATCATTATGGAActgttacaaaaatgtcacttatattatttttgaaactatTTGTATAAATATAGGTTTCAATAAATCGAAACCTATACTatatagattttaattattttaagaccAAAACctataattatctaaataatttaaaaaatgtcattatattttaaaatgctttgttttttttctttaaattgaaaCGATTTCAAATGCATTTTCTAGTGTTAGCTTCCTTTTTGTGGTGTTCATAAAACTCATTTCAATGTAATAGCTCGTGCACTACTGAAAATAATGTAGTTTCCTTCCACATAAAATAATTGGACAGATGGATGAGTAAAACAAGCATTGGTCTTTCAATTATCATAATTGCTCTATCAAGTTATCAAATAATCAGTGTAtctaaatacatataaattgtaaaattactACATAGTTATtctattattctaaaaattaacaATGATGCTTCCAAAATAGTTTGATATGCATATCAAataatataggtttaaacctctttttggtccccctaagttatgagcggatgttcagtttagtctccgcttttaaaaatgtaaacctttggttcctaagttataaaaaatatatcaaatgagtcatttttttaagttcatggtcaaaatacaaagagcaatctaaagtgttgttattattaagaaacaaatcagagcaatctaaagatatagcagttgttaagaaacaaccaaaaacagtatttcaagtcaaaaaaagactcatttgatacattttttataacttagggaccaaatatttacatttttaaaaacgaaaactaaactgaacatccacttataacttagagaccaaaaaaaggtttaaaccaataATATAACATACAAAACAAGCACACAAAGGGTATTGATTCAAATAGGAAAAGCatccaaaattaattttctacaaaattatcCTCATAAAGAATATAgtatcatttaattaatattattggaaTCACATGCATAAAAAATGTTCATATCCTACAATATTAGAGGAAAACATTTTAATTCTCGaaattatacaaaatagttGTAATATATAgccattaaaattaaaaaatgtcaaataaacttttgatagtaaaatttaaagtggactaaaataaaatcttaaagatTTATTTGATATCTTGCTATTTTCACACGTTATAATGTCGACATATCATAAACTCGAGGACCAGAATGGTAATTTACTTACAAAATATTCACTATTAAATAAATGCTAAATATTCAAGAGTTTGTGCAAAATGTTTTAGGAAAAAGTGCATAAAATCCAAGAATCAACATATTAAAGGTCATTTCTTCTTGtatctccattttttttatggcaggaaaattttcactttgttcttaaaagtgatTTATCAATCATGTAATTTGAAGGTGTTTTATGCAATTAGGAAACTGTTTTATTTCTGAACTTTGCATTTGAAAgtcaattttaaaacttttgaattatataagttgaaaattattttttttcataaaaaagcTTCTTGATTGTATTCCACAATTCAAAGGTTTTTTATGATTTACACATTGcagaaaatttttgttttcaaaaataaaaaaatgatttttagaTTTTACAATCTAGGGGGGTGCATATGAAAACGGCAGGGGTGTAGAAAGAAATGGTGTATGTTAAATTGCTCGGCCCGACGATGAAGTCCAAATTGAGTTcgggtgtttcatcctacacctccaagacttcatcctgcacctccaactttttcaaaagatttaGTTTTAACCTtagtaaatatcttttttacttttcactttctatttaAAGTAATCTTACATTTTTACCTTTGCATCTTTTTAANNNNNNNNNNNNNNNNNNNNNNNNNNNNNNNNNNNNNNNNNNNNNNNNNNNNNNNNNNNNNNNNNNNNNNNNNNNNNNNNNNNNNNNNNNNNNNNNNNNNNNNNNNNNNNNNNNNNNNNNNNNNNNNNNNNNNNNNNNNNNNNNNNNNNNNNNNNNNNNNNNNNNNNNNNNNNNNNNNNNNNNNNNNNNNNNNNNNNNNNNNNNNNNNNNNNNNNNNNNNNNNNNNNNNNNNNNNNNNNNNNNNNNNNNNNNNNNNNNNNNNNNNNNNNNNNNNNNNNNNNNNNNNNNNNNNNNNNNNNNNNNNNNNNNNNNNNNNNNNNNNNNNNNNNNNNNNNNNNNNNNNNNNNNNNNNNNNNNNNNNNNNNNNNNNNNNNNNNNNNNNNNNNNNNNNNNNNNNNNNNNNNNNNNNNNNNNNNNNNNNNNNNNNNNNNNNNNNNNNNNNNNNNNNNNNNNNNNNNNNNNNNNNNNNNNNNNNNNNNNNNNNNNNNNNNNNNNNNNNNNNNNNNNNNNNNNNNNNNNNNNNNNNNNNNNNNNNNNNNNNNNNNNNNNNNNNNNNNNNNNNNNNNNNNNNNNNNNNNNNNNNNNNNNNNNNNNNNNNNNNNNNNNNNNNNNNNNNNNNNNNNNNNNNNNNNNNNNNNNNNNNNNNNNNNNNNNNNNNNNNNNNNNNNNNNNNNNNNNNNNNNNNNNNNNNNNNNNNNNNNNNNNNNNNNNNNNNNNNNNNNNNNNNNNNNNNNNNNNNNNNNNNNNNNNNNNNNNNNNNNNNNNNNNNNNNNNNNNNNNNNNNNNNNNNNNNNNNNNNNNNNNNNNNNNNNNNNNNNNNNNNNNNNNNNNNNNNNNNNNNNNNNNNNNNNNNNNNNNNNNNNNNNNNNNNNNNNNNNNNNNNNNNNNNNNNNNNNNNNNNNNNNNNNNNNNNNNNNNNNNNNNNNNNNNNNNNNNNNNNNNNNNNNNNNNNNNNNNNNNNNNNNNNNNNNNNNNNNNNNNNNNNNNNNNNNNNNNNNNNNNNNNNNNNNNNNNNNNNNNNNNNNNNNNNNNNNNNNNNNNNNNNNNNNNNNNNNNNNNNNNNNNNNNNNNNNNNNNNNNNNNNNNNNNNNNNNNNNNNNNNNNNNNNNNNNNNNNNNNNNNNNNNNNNNNNNNNNNNNNNNNNNNNNNNNNNNNNNNNNNNNNNNNNNNNNNNNNNNttattttaattattttaattttaattttagtaatataattattataataatataaattatattttaataattattaaaatatgaaagaatattaaataatattagatttttaaattaaattaaagagttattaaaatataaataaaagacagttttgaaaaaaattttaaaaggatacagagttaaaaaatttagaattattctgaatagaaagaaaaaaaagtaaaaaatatatttactaaagttaaaaaataaagttttgaaaaagttagaaatacAAGATTAAGtattggaggtgcaggatgaaacacCTTACTTTAAATAGagagtgaaaagtaaaaaagatatttattaaagttaaaagtaaatttttaaaaaagttggagGTGCATGATGAAACCTTTGGAGGTGTAGAATGAAACATCCATTGAGTCCCCAAGTGCCTACACTCTCTCGTTGACAAGCAAGAATTAATATTCAATAGTTAAATAGCATTAAtcgtaataattaaaatataattcaataattaGAAAATGGTAATGCAGGAATTCCAACATGTTCTCCAAGAAAGAAACATGAATGAGAAAGTCAAGAAGTCTTGTCGAGGTCATGGCTGTTCAAATACAGACAATTCAACTCCTCCACGAAATATGATGAGACAGGCCTCGGAGAGAATCCATCATACACATTTTCCACCTTTGCCAAGCATAATTCTATCATGTACTTGAAGGGTTCATGCATCTCATTGAATGGTTGCTCAGCAAATTCCTCGAACGGCATCCACTTTGccacaaaattcaaaacacacCAAATATTTTACCTCATAAATCAATGTTTCAACATGTTTATTACGTAGATATTggaacgggtggaatagaaccAGAAATGCCAATTATAACTTTCTAGtataggctttaaccatgatTCTGATACTATGTTAGAAGTGAgatttaggcctaactcaaccccacaaaaccagtttataaggtgagatttgcatctcatttatatattataatttggcctagtcgatgtaggacttccaacataAACTGTATTGACACAGTAAAACAAAAGTACCTACCTGAGCTGCTTCAATTTCCAGATCTTGCTTTTTGATGTCAAAAGAAAGAGGACGCAGCATGCAAACAAAAGATAGATCTGATTTTCCAAACAATGAATTGTGTGCGTGTCTGAAAATCATAAACATGAGAATTAACAAGACTAAACAAGTATTAACAACACTGTTCTTTCCAAATTATAACAAGTTTCATACCTGAATGCTAGTACTTCAGTAAATTCTGTATCAATCTGAACAACAATAAAACAGAACATGACTACAATACAATGATACTAACATTATACAACATTTTGTTCTCTGATACTTACTCCTGTCTCTTCTTTCACTTCTCTAATAGCTGCTTCAAAAATCTCCTCACCCTGCAGGTACCaatccaaatttcaattttgctgACAAAGTAGTACATTATTTTGAAGAATAGAtggaatttttctttaaaactgtGCATACTGCATCAACCACTCCAGTAGGTATTTTCCAAACACCAATGCCATGGAATCCACCTCTTTTTTCTTGGACCACAAGCACCTACAACCCCAAAACAAAGGtatcaaacaaagaaaaaggaatacaATGCTAGCATGAAACAAGGTTGATTGTTTCAGACCTCTTTCTTATCATTCAAGACAATTGCGCCAACTCCTACAGAATGGGAAGCATTTGGAGGTATTGTGCAGCCAGTTTTGGGAATCCAGTAAACTAGCATTAGATAGTTTGGCTCTGCATGGTGGTACCAAAAACCCTCCTGCCAGTAGCACAACACAAAGCAAATCTTTCACCAAATTATTATCAATCACCAGTATCAAGATTTCAATCAATTTCCTTAGCTTAACACAAATACAAATTGATGTGGTAATCTAACACTTCAGTCTACTAGCTACCCCAAATGACAAAATTTGACACAAGATGCATTACAGATAAGAGAATAGACAATATTAGATCATAgctataattttgttattaaggGTTTGTGGGTTTGTGGGTTTGTTCTATCTTACTTTATTACCACAAGTTTTTCATGGTACTGAACCTGAGCTGTTGTATGCATGATGCAGAACCATGCTAAAAATAGTTTACAACAAAACTATAAGAAAATTGGGGGGAAATTACCTTAACAGCAGTTTCAACAAGATTAACAAGCTCGATAGGTAACTTGATCCAAACGCCATCTTTACCCTGAAATGCATACCAAACTTTAGATAAGAACTTTGAAAAGTGTAGCATTAATGAGGACTTTGAGAAAAGTATGGTTTGCTTTTGTCTTTTTTTGGATAAAAGCATTCATCCAAAGAGAAGATTCATCTTGAGTTCAAGCGTGTGTTTGCACATTATTTAATGGTCGGTTTTGAGGTGTATGGTGAACAGAATCCCTTAGAAGAACTACATTGGCTTCAAATTTTGACTTGTGTAAAGAGGTGCTGTTTTGTCAAACATATGATATCACACAACCATGTGCATTAAACTACCTATTGCACCTAAAGAGAGAAAGTGGCCAACTATTGCAAGTGGAAATAGGCATCACAAAATGGATAAACCTTTTCAGAtgagagctcaatgcaaaaaagATCATAATTTTCACCTGTTTTTTCCAATGTAAAAGTGAAGATCTAAGCAAAGTAGCAAAAACTTCAGAGTCCATAGCCTCTTTTAAGTCCACAATGACTCCTCCATGTGCATCATTGGTGGCTGGGAGAATTTCAACACATTCATATCCATTCTCACACAGTCGATCCCCTAACAGTGGCGCTGGACTGGCTGAGACTGACATGGACTAAACTGCAcacaatacataaaaaaattgtaaaagtcCAAAAGGAAGTtctgataaaatgaaaaatttgaaaagttgAACACTTATGCAGCATCTAGATTCTGGATATAGCTCCAAAATTGTTGAATCACAAAGTTGTACATTGTCTAAAGTTCACAAACTTCACAACTGCATAAGGGGCTCCACCTAAGTTTAACAGGGAAACTTTTGGTGGAGATTTTCTAGAGTGGCAAGATTGTGAATCCATGAATCATACAATGAACTATAGACCCACTCTTTATCCAAACCACTGAAACAGTTTCAATCTGTATCTTTTGTTTCGAAAGTTCCATTCCAGATAACAAACAAACTATATTCAAATCAGTGCTTACAATTGGTTTCAAGATGGTTAAACCGAGTCTGCTAATTCTAAAAATCCATCACAGAATCTGTATACTTCCTTCATGTTACAAAATAccatttcaaaatcattttatatattagtttactCTAGAAAAGAAAAGGCAGATTCTAGAAAACTCGTAAGTCTAAACTAAATCATACTCAGTCTGAGACAACACAACACCACACCAAAGCCAAGATGGCCTGACACAAACAAGTTCCACAGATAACTAGAATCAGCTAGCACACAGCAGTGTGACGAAGAAGATTACCTTgagaagaaactaaaaaaagagaAGGAGATTAACTGAAAACTTGAGGATTGAAAAGGCTAAAAAGTTTGGAAGTGAATGGCACAGTGAAGAAACAGAAAGAGAGAGAGCACTAGGTAGTGGAACTTGGAGAGTTACAAGTAATGAGGTAGCAATTTATAACAAGACGCATAGTCTAAGTTTGATAAGTGCGTGGTGACGTGTTTCCACTGCACCCTTTTGTGATCCAAGGTTTAGCCATGTCTTAAATTCATTATTAGCCGCCCACATTATAAACTTGGTCAGTGGTCAGAGTAGTAGTAGTAGCAGTAGCTGGTTCCTTGCTGCAGTATGAACAAGTTTATCCCAGAAGCAcgtaattttgaaaatgttatatcCCTATGTGAACTCTTTCACCAGATTACCCTTTTCTTAGACATgtgattttgaaaatgttatccCTCTGTACACTTTTTCTAGCAAACCTTAGAAGAATCGTTGACCCTCCTGCAATTATTTATATGGAAAATTAACAAACTGTATGATGGTGTAAgcataatataaaatggtagtTCCTTGAAAGTAGGTGTAGGGAATGGGTAATATGGCACCACTAAGTGAAGAGATGGTAACATACCATCCCCACCAATAGTCAAGAAAAGGAAAGCTAATCAATCACCACAAACTCTAACACATCATAACTCCACCACCTCTTTCCTATTCAACAACGTAAAATTACAACTTTACAACATTCAATccaaaattacaactttaaacTACTATCAACatcttttaacaacatttttttaacaacgttttgataatgtatatgtggcagtttgtgattgctttattttaaatatttttttaaacataaattgaaatagaccaataaaataatgacatgtgTTCTGTTGTCaaaacattgttaaaaaaaattgttaaaatatcataatccaTCGATAAAACACCCTTTAGATTTTATTCGATCAAAGTAttggatcatgatattttaacaacattttttaacaacttttttataacaggacacgtgtcaccatttcattcgtctgtttgaatttatttttaaaaaatatttgaaatgaactAATCATGAACTACCACgtatattgttaaaagaaatttttttccaaAGTATTCTAACAAAagaaatgataatttataaacttatttgaatatatattataaaattacttagaacttaaataattaaacttatatttggtcgatcatattatatatatatatatatatatatatatatatatatatatatatatatatatatatatatatatatataaaatcatcaattgatgtaTTGACTTTCAAGTTAAGAATATTCTTCCAACTGCCCCTAATCAGTTAATagataatatgttattatttccAATTATCTCATATCACATCCTCACATTATAGATATATAGTTCGATATCATAATCATTATGTATTCtatcctttctttttttaatattcgcAAATTGACAATTCAATCTCAAAGTTCAGAATTAATACTACACAAAGCACTTTCTTTTTTCAGTATAATACAGAGGAGGAGTATTTTTATGTATCAATATACCTTATTAACGACAGaggtttctttaaatttttattattgggtTTTTTTGGTAGATTTATTGCGgagattaaa encodes:
- the LOC106779618 gene encoding nudix hydrolase 2, translated to MSVSASPAPLLGDRLCENGYECVEILPATNDAHGGVIVDLKEAMDSEVFATLLRSSLLHWKKQGKDGVWIKLPIELVNLVETAVKEGFWYHHAEPNYLMLVYWIPKTGCTIPPNASHSVGVGAIVLNDKKEVLVVQEKRGGFHGIGVWKIPTGVVDAGEEIFEAAIREVKEETGIDTEFTEVLAFRHAHNSLFGKSDLSFVCMLRPLSFDIKKQDLEIEAAQWMPFEEFAEQPFNEMHEPFKYMIELCLAKVENVYDGFSPRPVSSYFVEELNCLYLNSHDLDKTS